A part of Capsicum annuum cultivar UCD-10X-F1 chromosome 6, UCD10Xv1.1, whole genome shotgun sequence genomic DNA contains:
- the LOC107873241 gene encoding uncharacterized protein LOC107873241 produces the protein MSPPILMISPTSDHEVQASSKKDTSKWASWDNLVNDFIRRFNNKLKRKLTVETNLDRGKTIIDEISKPSKPEVSLPQPQLICFHFSQERAAHQLSPSSLFSLSLSLSLSLSLSLPFSSLPFQKSAPTTTLPAAVQPAVANDPPAAFDPFPTSPQPVMLSLHPFLSSLRQASINRYHWPTGVPQAATPKPLLSLSLQRANSNYHPRLQPPPTAARCQKFEDVG, from the exons ATGTCGCCTCCTATATTGATGATCTCACCCACGTCTGATCATGAGGTGCAAGCGTCTTCAA AGAAGGACACCAGCAAGTGGGCCTCTTGGGATAATTTAGTAAATGACTTTATTAGGCGGTTCAATAATAAGCTTAAGAGAAAGCTCACAGTCGAGACCAATTTGGATAGGGGAAAGACGATCATTGATGAGATATCAAAACCTTCAAAGCCTGAAGTAAGCTTACCTCAACCTCAACTGATATG TTTTCATTTTTCACAAGAAAGAGCCGCACACCAGCTCTCTCCCTCtagccttttctctctctctctctctctctctctctctctctctctctctcttcctttCTCCTCTCTCCCCTTTCAAAAATCAGCACCGACCACCACTCTGCCGGCAGCCGTCCAACCAGCAGTAGCCAACGATCCACCAGCGGCCTTCGATCCCTTTCCTACATCTCCTCAACCAGTCATGTTGTCGCTCCATccttttctctcttctcttcggCAAGCGTCCATCAACCGCTACCACTGGCCGACGGGAGTTCCACAAGCGGCAACTCCAAAACCGCTGCTGTCCCTCTCTCTCCAGCGAGCCAACAGCAACTATCATCCCCGTCTCCAGCCGCCACCAACCGCCGCGAGATGTCAAAAGTTTGAAGAT GTTGGATGA